One part of the Diadema setosum chromosome 6, eeDiaSeto1, whole genome shotgun sequence genome encodes these proteins:
- the LOC140229507 gene encoding heat shock 70 kDa protein IV-like yields the protein MAPGKAPAIGIDLGTTYSCVGVFRNGKVEIIANDQGNRTTPSWVAFTDTNRLIGEAAKNQVAMNPKNTIFHVKRLIGRRFTDESVQADMKHWPFKVINQGGKPGIQVEYKEEKKIFAPEEVSSMVLTKMKETAEAYLGQKVTDAVITVPAYFNNAQRQATKDAGVIAGLNVLRIFNEPTAAALAYGLDKQLQGEQHILIFDLGGGTFDVSILAIDEGIFEVKSTAGDTHLGGEDFDNRLVNYFTEEFKRKHQKDLTNNPRAIQRLRTAAESAKRTLSGSSQAKIEVDSLFEGTNFHATITRARFENLCSDLFKKCIGPAESAIADAKIDKKDIDTVLLVGGSTRVSKIQKLLQEILEGKHLNKSINPDEAVAYGAAIQAAILSGDRSEEIQDVILVDVTPLSLGIEVVGFEMSTVVKRNTTIPTVATASYTTFFDNQTSVMLKVYEGERALTKYNNVLGEFVLSIPPAPRGVPKIKVTFDIDANGIMDVTAKDQSTGHSNKITITNNRNSLSKEEIELMIKDAEKFRLEDDFHRKRNAARNKLMDYAYNVKAAVNEPLAERKLTSSDKEKITRAVEKVLQWLDSNYKATEGELTQQLDELQKTCSPIMIKLPMGISGNRDVLS from the exons ATGGCACCAGGAAAAGCACCAGCTATTGGAATCGACTTGGGAACGACCTACTCGTGTGTCGGTGTGTTCCGGAACGGCAAAGTCGAGATCATTGCAAACGACCAAGGAAATCGTACCACACCGAGCTGGGTTGCCTTCACCGACACGAACCGGCTCATTGGAGAGGCAGCCAAGAACCAAGTTGCCAT GAACCCTAAGAATACCATCTTTCATGTCAAGAGACTGATAGGTCGGCGGTTCACAGACGAGAGTGTCCAAGCTGATATGAAGCACTGGCCATTCAAGGTGATCAACCAAGGAGGCAAACCTGGGATACAAGTTGAATacaaggaagagaaaaagatcTTTGCTCCAGAGGAAGTCAGCTCCATGGTTCTCACCAAGATGAAGGAGACAGCCGAGGCATATCTTGGTCAGAAAGTCACTGATGCTGTCATCACCGTTCCCGCCTACTTCAACAATGCTCAGCGACAGGCCACCAAAGATGCAGGTGTAATTGCAGGGCTGAATGTTCTGCGCATTTTCAATGAACCGACAGCAGCCGCCCTTGCATATGGACTTGACAAACAATTACAAGGCGAGCAGCATATTCTGATCTTTGACCTCGGCGGAGGCACGTTTGATGTGTCAATTCTGGCGATCGATGAGGGTATCTTCGAAGTCAAGTCAACAGCTGGAGACACCCATCTTGGTGGTGAGGACTTTGACAACAGGCTGGTGAACTATTTTACTGAAGAATTCAAGCGCAAACACCAGAAGGATCTTACAAATAATCCACGAGCCATCCAACGTCTTCGAACAGCAGCTGAGAGTGCAAAAAGGACCCTCTCAGGTAGTTCTCAAGCCAAAATTGAAGTAGACTCGCTGTTCGAAGGAACTAATTTCCATGCAACCATAACCAGAGCTCGCTTTGAAAACCTCTGCTCCGATCTCTTCAAAAAATGCATTGGCCCGGCTGAGAGCGCTATCGCTGATGCAAAGATCGACAAGAAAGACATTGACACTGTTTTGCTAGTTGGAGGATCTACCCGCGTTTCCAAGATCCAGAAACTTCTGCAGGAGATCCTGGAAGGCAAGCACCTCAACAAGTCTATCAATCCAGATGAAGCTGTGGCCTATGGTGCAGCAATTCAAGCAGCCATCTTGTCTGGTGATCGGAGCGAAGAAATCCAAGATGTAATCCTCGTTGACGTAACCCCACTATCTCTTGGAATTGAGGTCGTTGGTTTCGAAATGTCAACAGTAGTCAAAAGAAATACGACAATTCCCACCGTGGCAACTGCATCTTACACCACATTTTTCGATAACCAAACAAGCGTAATGCTTAAAGTGTATGAGGGCGAGAGGGCCCTCACCAAGTACAACAACGTACTTGGGGAGTTTGTGCTGAGCATTCCTCCAGCTCCAAGAGGTGTGCCAAAGATCAAAGTGACCTTTGACATCGACGCCAATGGCATCATGGATGTGACAGCCAAGGACCAGAGCACAGGTCACAGCAACAAGATCACAATTACCAACAACAGGAACAGTCTATCCAAGGAAGAAATCGAACTCATGATCAAAGACGCTGAGAAGTTCAGACTAGAGGATGATTTTCACCGGAAAAGAAATGCAGCCAGGAACAAACTCATGGACTACGCGTACAACGTCAAAGCCGCTGTCAACGAGCCATTAGCCGAGAGAAAGCTAACTTCTAGTGACAAAGAAAAGATCACCAGGGCTGTAGAAAAAGTTCTTCAGTGGTTGGATTCCAACTACAAAGCGACCGAGGGAGAATTAACACAGCAGCTTGACGAGCTTCAGAAAACCTGCTCACCAATCATGATCAAGTTGCCTATGGGGATCAGCGGCAACCGTGATGTTTTATCTTAA
- the LOC140229945 gene encoding heat shock 70 kDa protein IV-like produces MASEKAPAIGIDLGTTYSCVGVFQNGKVEIIANDQGNRTTPSYVAFTDKERLIGEAAKNQVVMNPKNTIFAVKRLMGRQFTDQWVQADMKHWPFEVIDRGGRPALRVEYKGEEKILAPEEVSSMILTKMKETAEAYLGLKVTDAVITVPAYFTDAQRQATKHAGEISGLHVLRIINEPTAAALAYGLDKKLQGKKHILIFDFGGGTFDVSILAINDGVFEVKSTAGYTHLGGKDFDNRLVNYLAEELKRKHKKDLTNNLRATQRLRKAAEQAKRALSGSSFSRIEVESLFEGVDFYKSMTRARFEQLCYDLFKKCLEPVQSAITDAKIGKKDIDTVLLVGGSTRIPKIQKLLQEILDDKNLNKSINPGEAVAYGAAVQAAILSGDHSKEIQNVILVDVIPLSLGIETAGGEMSTIIERNTTIPVKVSRVGYSTPSDDITSLVFKVYEGEKALTQYNHLLGEFMLHGIPAAPRGVPQIEVTFDIDANGIMNVTAKDQNTGNSSNITITNNRGSLSKEEIERMINDAEKFKAEDDLKRKKIEARNQLENYAFSVKSAANDPLAEWRLTVAEKQTVVKAADRVLTWLDLDLLPTNAEFTYYLKELQKTCSPIMIKIWSGE; encoded by the exons ATGGCATCGGAAAAAGCACCAGCTATTGGAATCGACTTGGGAACGACATACTCGTGTGTTGGTGTCTTCCAGAATGGTAAGGTCGAAATCATTGCCAACGACCAAGGAAACCGGACCACACCGAGCTACGTCGCCTTCACCGATAAGGAGAGGCTGATTGGAGAAGCCGCAAAGAACCAAGTTGTCAT GAACCCAAAGAACACAATCTTTGCAGTCAAACGACTAATGGGTCGACAATTCACGGACCAGTGGGTGCAAGCGGACATGAAGCACTGGCCATTTGAGGTGATCGATCGAGGAGGTAGACCTGCGTTACGGGTGGAATACAAGGGGGAAGAAAAGATCCTGGCCCCAGAGGAAGTAAGTTCCATGATTCTCACCAAGATGAAGGAAACAGCTGAGGCATATCTTGGTCTAAAGGTTACTGATGCTGTCATTACTGTTCCTGCCTACTTTACTGATGCTCAGCGACAGGCCACCAAACATGCTGGTGAAATTTCAGGCCTACATGTTCTGCGTATCATCAACGAACCAACAGCAGCTGCCCTGGCATATGGACTAGATAAGAAGTTGCAAGGTAAGAAACATATCCTGATCTTTGACTTTGGTGGAGGCACATTCGATGTGTCCATCCTTGCGATCAATGACGGCGTCTTTGAAGTCAAGTCAACAGCTGGATATACCCATCTTGGTGGTAAGGATTTTGACAACAGGCTGGTAAACTATCTTGCAGAGGAATTAAAGCGCAAACACAAGAAGGATCTCACTAACAACCTGCGAGCAACCCAACGCCTCCGCAAAGCAGCTGAGCAGGCAAAGAGGGCTCTCTCAGGTAGTTCCTTTTCCAGAATTGAGGTAGAATCGCTCTTTGAAGGAGTTGATTTCTACAAAAGCATGACCAGAGCTCGCTTCGAACAACTCTGCTATGACCTCTTCAAAAAGTGCCTTGAACCAGTTCAAAGCGCCATCACCGATGCAAAGATCGGCAAGAAAGACATCGACACTGTTTTGCTAGTTGGAGGATCTACCCGTATTCCTAAGATCCAGAAACTTCTGCAGGAGATCCTTGATGACAAGAACCTTAACAAGTCCATCAATCCAGGTGAAGCTGTGGCCTATGGTGCTGCAGTCCAGGCAGCCATCTTGTCTGGAGACCACAGTAAAGAAATCCAGAATGTGATCCTTGTTGACGTAATACCACTCTCTCTTGGAATAGAGACCGCTGGTGGCGAAATGTCAACCATAATCGAGAGAAATACGACAATTCCCGTGAAGGTCTCTCGAGTCGGCTACAGCACACCTTCAGACGACATAACAAGCTTGGTATTTAAGGTCTACGAAGGAGAGAAGGCGCTCACACAATATAACCACCTCCTTGGAGAGTTCATGCTTCATGGCATTCCTGCAGCTCCAAGAGGTGTGCCGCAGATCGaagtgacctttgacattgacGCCAATGGCATCATGAACGTAACAGCCAAGGATCAGAACACAGGTAACAGCAGTAATATCACAATCACAAATAACAGAGGCAGTTTATCCAAGGAAGAAATCGAACGCATGATCAACGATGCTGAAAAGTTCAAAGCGGAAGATGACCTCAAGCGGAAAAAAATTGAAGCTAGAAACCAATTGGAGAACTACGCCTTCAGCGTCAAATCTGCTGCTAACGATCCTTTAGCTGAATGGAGGCTAACCGTTGCTGAAAAACAGACGGTCGTCAAGGCTGCAGATCGTGTATTAACGTGGCTCGATTTGGACTTATTGCCAACTAATGCAGAGTTCACATACTATCTGAAGGAGCTCCAGAAGACGTGCTCACCAATCATGATCAAGATCTGGAGTGGAGAGTGA